The following coding sequences lie in one Methanopyrus sp. SNP6 genomic window:
- a CDS encoding cupin domain-containing protein: MWTLTVSAEREHGPCGRVRELYSNDKVSVAEVSVQGEGEEHYHRRTFEVYYVIDGRGKVVLNGRPVDVGPGDVVAIEPGIRHKVVGNLKMLVVCTPPFDPEDVYLV, encoded by the coding sequence GTGTGGACCCTGACGGTAAGTGCTGAGAGGGAACACGGACCGTGCGGACGCGTGCGAGAGTTGTACTCGAACGACAAGGTCTCCGTGGCAGAAGTGAGCGTTCAGGGTGAAGGGGAAGAGCATTACCACCGACGCACGTTCGAGGTGTACTATGTGATCGATGGTCGTGGGAAAGTGGTACTGAACGGTCGTCCCGTCGACGTGGGACCGGGGGACGTCGTCGCCATCGAACCGGGGATAAGGCATAAGGTGGTCGGCAACCTGAAGATGTTGGTGGTGTGCACCCCCCCGTTCGACCCGGAGGATGTGTACCTGGTATGA
- a CDS encoding chloride channel protein, giving the protein MLSTEALIYVARWTVLAAALGVIGGACAVAISSIISTVEKVVGSEMLVIPAFMLLAGTLAALHPELRGTGMEIVVRGFPNEPANPIRGIAKLVLAGLVIGGGGSGGQVGPCAQACVSVGCYVASKLRMSEMERKCVVLGTISGGVAGVLCAPLAAALFAIEVIRVRSRYVVLFPSTIASLAGYSVYVSTLGKRYLLVRNAPYHYSPHHLPELLVISVVATLLAYVYSRCIKEARRLFVESVPSQPVRSLLAGLGVASVGIAIPTAVGLGLDYASKAALGRIGAEEALLSFLGKMVTTALTVGSETPAGLVSPTVCVGAFLGSFLGQTLGPSAPAGAATAIATFLAATFNAPISSAVLVIELFGIDCAVPAALGAILGYQLLKPEVVIGMKRR; this is encoded by the coding sequence TTGCTGTCGACGGAGGCGTTGATTTACGTCGCCCGGTGGACGGTTTTGGCCGCGGCTTTGGGTGTTATCGGCGGAGCGTGTGCCGTCGCCATCTCTTCAATTATAAGCACGGTGGAGAAGGTCGTCGGGAGCGAGATGTTAGTCATCCCGGCGTTCATGCTGTTGGCCGGCACCCTAGCAGCACTACATCCCGAGCTCAGAGGGACCGGAATGGAGATAGTCGTCCGGGGATTCCCGAACGAGCCCGCGAATCCCATCAGAGGAATAGCTAAATTGGTACTTGCGGGTCTCGTCATCGGCGGGGGAGGTAGTGGCGGTCAAGTAGGGCCTTGTGCCCAAGCGTGCGTATCCGTAGGATGCTACGTGGCTTCGAAGCTAAGAATGTCGGAGATGGAGAGAAAATGTGTCGTGCTGGGGACAATTTCTGGAGGCGTGGCTGGGGTCCTGTGCGCACCGCTGGCGGCGGCCCTGTTCGCCATCGAAGTCATTCGCGTAAGGTCCCGCTACGTCGTACTTTTTCCCAGCACGATAGCCAGTCTTGCCGGGTACTCCGTGTACGTTTCGACCTTAGGAAAGCGCTACTTGCTCGTGAGGAACGCCCCTTATCATTACAGCCCACATCACCTGCCGGAACTCTTGGTGATCTCTGTAGTGGCGACGTTACTCGCTTACGTGTACAGCCGGTGCATCAAGGAAGCCCGTCGACTGTTCGTCGAATCCGTACCTAGTCAACCCGTGCGTTCTCTCCTGGCAGGACTAGGGGTAGCGTCAGTGGGAATCGCTATTCCTACGGCCGTAGGGTTGGGATTGGACTACGCCTCGAAGGCCGCCTTAGGCCGTATCGGAGCCGAAGAAGCGCTACTATCGTTCCTGGGTAAAATGGTGACCACCGCGCTAACAGTCGGTAGTGAAACACCCGCGGGATTGGTTTCACCGACAGTGTGCGTGGGCGCGTTTTTGGGCTCCTTTCTAGGTCAAACGCTGGGTCCGTCCGCTCCAGCCGGGGCCGCGACGGCCATCGCTACGTTCTTGGCTGCGACGTTCAACGCTCCGATCTCGTCCGCTGTGTTGGTCATCGAGCTGTTCGGCATCGACTGCGCCGTCCCGGCCGCTTTGGGAGCGATCCTGGGGTATCAGCTCTTGAAACCCGAAGTTGTTATCGGGATGAAGAGGAGGTGA
- a CDS encoding TIGR00300 family protein: protein MTDREEVVELRGHIIDSLIFSRVLDTIMEMGGDFEILEFKVGKRKTDPSFAKILVKGKDPEHLREIISELRKYGAIPVHTQEVRLEPAPADGVCPRGFYTTTNHRTFVFFDGEWIEVEDIEMDCAIVIYPEERRAVAKPIREVREGELVVVGDRGVRVKPPERPRGRTGIFGFMESEVSPEKPTLTLIRRIAEELEWHRKNGKVVVVVGPAVIHAGARDDLAWMIKEGYVDVLFAGNAVATHDVEASLFGTSLGVDLETGEPVKGGHSHHLYAINEIRRVGGLREAVEKGILKDGIMYECIVNDVPYVLAGSIRDDGPIPDVITDVMEAQAEMRRHLKGATLVLMMATMLHSIATGNLLPSWVKTICVDINPAVVTKLMDRGTAQALGIVSDVGVFLPELVKELKRIRDDEA from the coding sequence TTGACCGACAGGGAGGAGGTGGTAGAACTCCGAGGTCACATCATCGACTCACTCATTTTCTCACGGGTACTGGACACTATCATGGAGATGGGTGGAGATTTCGAAATATTGGAGTTCAAGGTTGGGAAGCGCAAAACGGACCCCAGTTTCGCGAAGATTCTCGTCAAGGGGAAGGATCCTGAGCATCTTAGGGAGATAATCTCCGAACTGCGTAAGTATGGGGCGATTCCAGTTCATACGCAGGAAGTCCGACTGGAACCGGCTCCGGCGGACGGTGTCTGTCCCAGGGGCTTTTACACGACTACGAACCACCGAACGTTCGTATTTTTTGACGGCGAGTGGATCGAGGTCGAGGATATAGAGATGGACTGTGCGATCGTGATTTACCCGGAGGAACGCAGGGCAGTGGCTAAACCTATCCGGGAGGTTCGCGAGGGAGAGTTGGTGGTGGTAGGAGATAGAGGAGTGCGCGTGAAGCCCCCCGAGAGACCTCGAGGTAGGACTGGAATCTTCGGCTTCATGGAGAGCGAAGTCTCACCTGAGAAGCCCACACTAACGCTAATCCGAAGGATAGCTGAAGAACTAGAATGGCACAGAAAGAACGGGAAAGTCGTGGTAGTCGTTGGCCCTGCTGTAATTCACGCTGGAGCCCGTGATGACTTAGCGTGGATGATCAAAGAAGGGTACGTGGACGTACTCTTCGCTGGTAATGCTGTGGCTACGCACGACGTCGAAGCTAGTTTATTCGGGACATCACTCGGCGTGGATTTGGAGACGGGCGAGCCAGTAAAGGGTGGACATAGTCACCACCTTTACGCCATCAACGAGATCCGACGAGTGGGTGGATTACGCGAAGCCGTTGAGAAAGGAATCCTAAAAGATGGGATAATGTACGAGTGCATCGTCAACGATGTTCCGTACGTGCTGGCAGGCTCGATACGTGATGATGGTCCTATCCCGGACGTAATTACCGACGTCATGGAAGCTCAAGCGGAGATGCGACGTCACCTTAAGGGGGCCACCCTAGTGCTGATGATGGCGACGATGCTTCACTCGATCGCTACCGGCAACCTCTTGCCTTCCTGGGTCAAAACTATCTGCGTAGATATCAACCCCGCGGTAGTTACGAAGTTGATGGATCGAGGAACCGCCCAGGCTCTGGGAATAGTGTCCGACGTCGGAGTGTTCCTACCGGAGCTCGTGAAGGAGCTCAAGAGGATCCGCGACGACGAGGCTTAG
- a CDS encoding CBS domain-containing protein: MTFREELLGCKVEELMTKDPITASPQVGVIEAFEIMLKHDIGALPVVDDEGRLIGLVTRTDLGRALLEDEYEPGTTIEEVMERDVIVVHPDDTLLDALKRMTSTPEGIYNQLPVVDDEEKLVGILTDGDILRWIAKEL, from the coding sequence GTGACGTTCCGCGAGGAGTTACTCGGTTGCAAGGTCGAGGAACTGATGACCAAAGACCCCATCACCGCGTCTCCTCAAGTTGGAGTGATAGAAGCGTTCGAGATCATGCTAAAGCATGATATTGGAGCACTGCCAGTAGTGGACGATGAGGGTAGGCTTATAGGACTCGTAACCCGGACTGATCTCGGGCGCGCCCTCCTGGAAGACGAGTACGAGCCCGGAACCACCATCGAGGAGGTGATGGAAAGGGACGTGATAGTAGTTCACCCGGATGATACTCTACTCGATGCCCTGAAACGCATGACGTCCACCCCCGAGGGCATATATAATCAGCTCCCCGTAGTCGACGATGAAGAGAAGCTTGTGGGAATACTGACGGATGGGGATATCCTCAGGTGGATAGCGAAAGAACTGTGA
- a CDS encoding triphosphoribosyl-dephospho-CoA synthase yields the protein MRTVRELPMLFCESVALEVLSGPKPGLVDPVSPSSHEDMGPREFLACLPELRRCLEEALKLGIDGEPVDELIRSLPAWNVDVITASGGPNSVRGIVFLGSVYCYSAGFENDPFPFGRIRVVGRRCTEALWNRSETKCGRIRIKERLAGIFGEVSSGMATARGVSLPVLRATLRAGRPLEEAVIHSVLACMSTLEDAGIPRKLRDWVKQRASEVLRAGGPSTERGRAELHKFVYECAERGVSPGASADVTVVGLVLLFARWGRDIVSPYRDPSRRWSGGAVGRDS from the coding sequence GTGAGGACAGTCAGAGAGCTTCCGATGCTGTTTTGCGAGTCGGTCGCACTGGAGGTACTCTCCGGGCCGAAACCGGGATTAGTGGACCCCGTCTCTCCTAGCTCCCACGAGGATATGGGGCCCCGTGAGTTCCTCGCGTGCCTTCCTGAGCTTCGGAGGTGTCTAGAGGAGGCTCTAAAGCTGGGGATAGATGGTGAACCAGTAGACGAGTTAATCCGGTCCCTTCCCGCGTGGAACGTGGACGTGATAACAGCTTCTGGCGGACCCAACTCCGTGCGCGGGATAGTGTTCTTAGGGTCGGTGTACTGCTACTCGGCTGGGTTCGAAAACGACCCGTTCCCGTTCGGTCGCATCCGCGTCGTCGGAAGGAGGTGCACGGAGGCTCTCTGGAACCGGTCGGAAACCAAGTGCGGCCGAATCCGGATCAAGGAACGGTTGGCCGGTATCTTCGGCGAGGTATCTTCCGGAATGGCTACGGCTCGAGGGGTATCCTTACCGGTCCTACGGGCCACGCTGCGGGCGGGAAGGCCCCTAGAAGAAGCCGTAATACACTCGGTGTTGGCCTGCATGTCAACGTTAGAAGACGCCGGGATTCCCCGGAAACTGCGCGACTGGGTGAAACAAAGGGCCTCGGAAGTTCTACGCGCCGGAGGTCCGTCCACCGAACGGGGTCGTGCGGAGCTGCACAAATTCGTGTACGAGTGCGCTGAACGTGGGGTGAGTCCCGGTGCCTCGGCCGACGTTACGGTCGTCGGGCTCGTCCTTCTATTCGCGAGGTGGGGTAGGGACATCGTATCCCCGTATCGTGATCCTTCACGGAGGTGGAGTGGCGGAGCTGTTGGACGGGACTCTTAG
- a CDS encoding 2-phosphoglycerate kinase, whose product MSEKSSRKERNEKTKRETTRQGKHRRIRVKSRHYEMPFSRGVLARSLTAIGVEPHKAYEIALKIKEELQEEGIDKISTDELADIIRTKLEEIDETLAERYELWRRIKKREEPIIVLIGGASGVGTSTIASEVGHRLGITNVIGTDAIREVMRRVLAEELYPTLYESSYTAWKRLRYEPAEDPVITGFLDHSEPVVVGIEGVVNRSINEGIHVIVEGVHIVPRLIKREILNYPNVFVFMLSVEDEEAHKWRFYARSRDTKLSRPAERYLKYFEEIRRIHDFLVEDAEEHDIPVINNEHIDETVDQIVSYISSKLLKGERELSKSVSWW is encoded by the coding sequence TTGTCGGAAAAAAGTAGCCGGAAGGAGCGAAATGAGAAGACGAAAAGAGAGACCACTAGACAGGGAAAGCATCGCCGCATTAGGGTCAAGTCTAGGCACTACGAAATGCCGTTTTCTCGAGGTGTTCTCGCCAGGTCCCTAACAGCGATCGGCGTCGAGCCTCACAAAGCGTACGAGATAGCACTCAAGATCAAGGAAGAGTTGCAAGAGGAAGGCATAGATAAAATTAGTACTGATGAATTAGCCGATATAATTCGGACTAAACTTGAAGAAATCGATGAGACGTTGGCGGAACGCTATGAGCTATGGAGGAGGATTAAAAAGCGTGAGGAACCGATAATAGTCTTAATTGGAGGAGCTTCTGGTGTCGGTACATCTACGATAGCTTCTGAGGTAGGACACAGGCTCGGTATTACGAACGTTATCGGCACTGACGCTATTAGAGAAGTAATGCGTAGAGTTTTAGCAGAGGAGTTGTATCCGACTCTCTATGAGTCTTCGTACACAGCTTGGAAGCGATTGCGCTATGAACCCGCCGAAGATCCTGTGATTACTGGGTTTCTTGACCACTCCGAACCAGTGGTGGTTGGTATTGAAGGGGTTGTGAATCGATCGATCAATGAAGGTATCCATGTGATTGTAGAGGGCGTTCATATCGTTCCGCGATTGATTAAGAGGGAGATTCTCAACTACCCAAACGTGTTCGTGTTCATGCTCTCCGTAGAGGATGAAGAGGCGCATAAGTGGCGCTTCTACGCCAGGTCTAGGGATACAAAACTCTCACGGCCCGCTGAGCGGTACTTGAAGTACTTCGAGGAGATCCGTAGAATTCACGACTTCCTCGTGGAGGACGCCGAAGAGCACGATATCCCAGTGATCAACAACGAGCATATCGATGAAACGGTGGACCAGATCGTGAGCTACATATCCTCTAAACTCTTGAAGGGTGAAAGAGAGCTATCCAAGAGCGTCTCCTGGTGGTGA
- the argJ gene encoding bifunctional glutamate N-acetyltransferase/amino-acid acetyltransferase ArgJ, whose protein sequence is MRAPEGFLLGGIKREGIGVGLIFSERRCAVAGTFTENTLRAAPVEYSEEVCERGVARGVIVNSGHANAMTGEDGYQDVLRTAEAIAELTGAPEDEIVVCSTGVIGERPPVDKIVEYAREVWEDMGSTERHVLEFSRAILTTDTEEKITLYEGDGWSLLGIAKGAGMIHPNMSTMLAFLLTDVGVKPKELQMWLREVVNDTFNMITVDGDESTNDSVVLLANDSSNLKVGRDVTITEFQRALEEVCTELAEKIVRDGEGATKLMIVRVHGASNEAEARRAARAIASSNLVKAALFGEDPNWGRIGAAIGAARVDVDPDELQIAFRSSEGEIVAYEGGPVDFDEKKAKRVLSASEVEIVVDLGVGDASARAWGCDLTYEYVRINAEYRT, encoded by the coding sequence TTGCGTGCACCTGAAGGCTTCCTTCTTGGTGGTATCAAACGCGAAGGTATAGGAGTTGGGTTAATCTTCTCGGAGCGTCGATGTGCCGTAGCGGGCACCTTCACTGAGAACACCCTCCGCGCCGCTCCGGTGGAGTACTCCGAGGAGGTGTGCGAGCGAGGTGTCGCCCGCGGAGTGATAGTGAACAGTGGTCACGCCAACGCGATGACGGGTGAGGATGGATATCAAGACGTACTGCGCACTGCGGAAGCGATCGCCGAGCTAACGGGGGCTCCGGAGGACGAAATAGTGGTGTGTTCTACTGGCGTGATCGGTGAGCGACCCCCTGTCGATAAGATTGTGGAGTACGCGCGCGAAGTTTGGGAGGATATGGGATCCACTGAACGGCACGTTCTGGAGTTTAGTCGGGCCATCTTGACCACAGATACTGAGGAGAAAATAACTTTGTACGAGGGCGATGGTTGGTCACTCCTCGGAATCGCGAAGGGTGCTGGTATGATACATCCGAACATGTCCACTATGCTCGCATTTTTGCTCACCGATGTGGGAGTGAAACCAAAAGAGCTTCAGATGTGGCTTCGTGAGGTCGTGAACGACACATTCAACATGATAACGGTAGATGGAGATGAGAGCACTAATGATTCCGTAGTGCTGCTAGCGAACGACAGCTCGAACCTCAAAGTCGGCAGAGATGTCACTATCACGGAGTTCCAACGCGCCCTGGAAGAGGTCTGTACGGAGCTCGCTGAGAAGATTGTACGAGACGGTGAAGGGGCGACGAAGCTAATGATAGTACGCGTACACGGTGCGAGTAATGAAGCAGAGGCTCGGCGTGCGGCCCGCGCGATAGCATCCTCAAACCTGGTGAAGGCGGCGCTGTTCGGCGAGGATCCGAACTGGGGACGGATCGGAGCCGCCATCGGGGCCGCACGCGTCGACGTCGATCCTGACGAGTTACAGATAGCTTTCCGCAGCTCAGAGGGCGAGATAGTGGCCTACGAAGGAGGTCCTGTGGATTTTGACGAAAAGAAGGCTAAGCGCGTTCTCTCCGCGAGCGAAGTTGAGATTGTGGTGGACTTAGGAGTAGGTGACGCGTCCGCCCGCGCGTGGGGGTGTGACCTAACGTACGAGTACGTGCGGATCAACGCGGAGTACAGGACCTGA
- the cyaB gene encoding class IV adenylate cyclase produces MYEVEVKVKLKNPEDVRKRLEELGEKVRTVRQRDLYYQHPCRDFAETDEALRLRRSDDKVALTYKGPKVGREKSRVELEVVVDDFETADAILRHLGFEPLEHAEVKKLRTVYTLEVNGEKVVAALDDVKGLGTFLELECEADDESEVEEKEELLVSILEELKVEGKRVRHSYLEMLLDQGE; encoded by the coding sequence GTGTACGAGGTAGAGGTTAAGGTTAAACTGAAGAACCCCGAGGACGTGCGGAAGCGCCTGGAAGAGCTCGGAGAGAAAGTAAGAACCGTCCGGCAGCGGGACCTGTATTACCAGCATCCTTGCCGTGACTTCGCAGAGACGGATGAAGCACTTCGACTGCGCCGCTCCGACGATAAAGTCGCACTAACTTACAAGGGACCGAAGGTAGGGCGTGAGAAGTCACGGGTGGAGTTAGAAGTGGTAGTCGACGATTTCGAGACCGCCGACGCCATCCTTCGTCATCTAGGGTTCGAGCCGCTAGAGCACGCGGAAGTAAAGAAGCTTAGGACGGTCTACACGCTCGAAGTGAACGGAGAAAAAGTTGTAGCGGCGCTGGATGATGTGAAAGGTCTCGGCACGTTTCTCGAGCTGGAGTGTGAGGCGGACGACGAGTCAGAGGTCGAGGAAAAAGAGGAGCTTTTGGTAAGTATCTTGGAGGAGCTGAAAGTCGAGGGCAAGCGAGTACGTCACTCGTACTTGGAGATGCTGCTCGACCAGGGGGAGTGA